The uncultured Desulfatiglans sp. DNA window GGGCGAGAAGGCGCATCATGACCGTCCGAACGGCCGTCCCGGTGCAGATTCTGGCGTTCCGCTTCTCTGGGGATTGTCCCTTACCTTTTTGTATCGTCCCCCACGGGTCAAGACCTCCTCCTTGATTTCTTTGACGCTCCCCGCCCTGGCCGCCAGGAGGTGTTTGCCTCTGCCCAGAGACAAAGGGGTGGAGATTTATATCTGATAGCGCGATTTAAGATATTTGCATCGTAAGCACACATATTGATG harbors:
- a CDS encoding hypothetical protein (Evidence 5 : Unknown function), which encodes MSLGRGKHLLAARAGSVKEIKEEVLTRGGRYKKVRDNPQRSGTPESAPGRPFGRS